From one Malus sylvestris chromosome 1, drMalSylv7.2, whole genome shotgun sequence genomic stretch:
- the LOC126616014 gene encoding uncharacterized protein LOC126616014, with product MRENESTQRHYLYTHFTEAILYLRPFMKSPARFSAVFVFLLFGAFVCTRLINFPTLVDTSQGSVVTTGASQKHPPETPNIPKSPPPKLEILLNCTAYNLTRTCPSNYPTTFSPEQDPDSPSPPPTCPEYFRWIYEDLRPWALTGITKDMVQSAKRTANFKLVILNGKAYLETYQKSFQTRDVFTLWGILQLLRRYPGKVPDLELMFDCVDWPVILSRFYSQPNSTAPPPLFRYCGDDRSLDIVFPDWSFWGWSEINIKPWELLLKDLEEGNNRSKWIDREPYAYWKGNPFVAETRKDLLKCNVSEQTDWNARVYAQDWFKESREGYKQSDLASQCVHRYKIYIEGSAWSVSEKYILACDSATLIVKPRYYDFFTRGLIPVHHYWPIKDDDKCRSIKFAVDWGNSHKKKAQSIGKEASKMIQEDLKMDYVYDYMFHLLSEYSKLLQFKPTIPRKAVELCSEAMVCQAQGLEKKFMLGSMVKGPAERNPCAMPPPYDPASLFALLRRQANSIKQVETWERSYWENQRKQS from the exons ATGAGAGAGAACGAAAGTACGCAGAGGCACTACTTGTACACTCACTTCACTGAAGCTATCTTATATTTGCGGCCATTTATGAAGTCACCTGCGAGATTTTCCGCTGTCTTCGTCTTCCTCCTCTTCGGCGCGTTTGTCTGTACGCGCCTTATCAACTTCCCT ACTCTAGTTGATACTTCGCAAGGATCAGTAGTAACGACCGGAGCATCCCAAAAGCACCCTCCCGAAACTCCTAATATTCCCAAAAGTCCTCCACCCAAATTGGAAATCCTACTCAACTGCACTGCCTACAACCTCACACGAACTTGCCCATCAAACTACCCTACCACCTTTAGCCCAGAGCAAGATCCCGACAGTCCATCACCACCACCTACGTGTCCGGAGTACTTCCGTTGGATATACGAGGACCTAAGGCCATGGGCCCTGACCGGGATCACAAAAGACATGGTACAGAGTGCCAAGCGTACGGCCAATTTCAAGTTGGTGATCCTCAATGGCAAGGCTTACTTGGAGACATATCAGAAGTCGTTTCAGACGAGAGACGTTTTTACATTGTGGGGGATCCTACAATTGTTACGGAGGTATCCAGGGAAAGTGCCTGATTTGGAGCTCATGTTTGACTGTGTTGACTGGCCCGTCATCTTATCAAGGTTCTACAGCCAGCCCAATTCCACGGCTCCACCGCCATTGTTTCGCTACTGTGGTGATGACAGATCACTCGATATTGTCTTCCCTGATTGGTCGTTTTGGGGATG GTCGGAGATCAATATAAAGCCATGGGAGCTTTTGTTAAAGGACCTAGAGGAAGGCAACAATAGGAGCAAATGGATAGACAGAGAACCGTACGCTTATTGGAAGGGAAATCCATTTGTTGCTGAAACCAGGAAAGACCTCCTCAAATGTAATGTTTCCGAGCAAACGGACTGGAATGCTCGCGTTTATGCTCAA GATTGGTTTAAAGAATCAAGGGAAGGATACAAGCAATCAGATTTGGCAAGCCAATGCGTTCATAG GTATAAGATCTACATAGAAGGATCTGCTTGGTCTGTGAGTGAAAAATACATTCTTGCATGTGATTCTGCTACCTTAATCGTTAAGCCCCGTTACTATGATTTCTTCACGAGAGGTTTGATTCCGGTGCACCACTACTGGCCCATAAAAGATGATGACAAGTGCAGATCTATTAAGTTTGCTGTTGACTGGGGCAACAGTCATAAGAAAAAG GCACAATCCATTGGAAAGGAAGCAAGCAAAATGATTCAAGAGGATTTGAAGATGGACTATGTGTACGACTACATGTTTCATCTGTTAAGCGAATACTCAAAGCTCTTACAGTTCAAGCCCACCATACCTCGAAAAGCGGTTGAGCTCTGCTCGGAGGCAATGGTTTGCCAAGCGCAAGGATTAGAGAAGAAATTTATGTTGGGCTCTATGGTGAAGGGTCCAGCCGAGAGGAATCCATGCGCCATGCCTCCGCCTTATGATCCGGCGTCTCTTTTTGCATTACTTAGGAGACAAGCAAACTCAATTAAACAAGTGGAAACATGGGAGAGGAGTTACTGGGAGAATCAGAGAAAGCAATCATAG